From Paraglaciecola sp. L1A13:
ATGTTTACCTAAGGCTAATGTCAGCATTAAGAAGCCGGTGAGCTGAGTGGTGAACGCTTTCGTTGATGCAACGCCAATCTCGGCCCCTGCCAGAGTCATAAAGGCAAGGTCAGACTCGCGCACTAATGATGAGCCAGGTACATTACAAATAGCTAAGCTTGAGGTATAGCCTAAGCTTTTTGCTAAGCGTAATGCGGCCAGTGTATCGGCGGTTTCACCCGATTGAGATATGGTAACCAACAAGCTCTTTGGGTGAACAAAGGATTTGCGGTAGCGAAATTCAGAGGCGATTTCAACATTGCATGATACGTTGGCATATTGCTCTAACCAATATTTGGCCGTCATGCCTGAGTGATAACTGGTGCCACAGGCGACGATTTGCACGTGCTTTATGTTCGCTAAAACTTCATCGGCTCCTTGACCAAAAATATTCGGGCTGATGTCGTGTTCACCTAAACGGCCCTGTAAACAGTTGCGCACAACCGTTGGCTGTTCATGGATTTCTTTTAACATGTAATGACGATAACCGGCTTTGTCTCCTGCATCGTGCTCAATATCAGACTCGACAATATCGCGCTCTACTATCTGACCGCTTTGGTTAAAAACCGTGACACTGGTACGGGTGACTTCTGCTACATCGCCTTCTTCAAGGTACATAAAACGACGCGTGACGGGTAATAGTGCCATTTGGTCTGAGGCAATAAAGTTTTCTCCGATACCAAAACCGATAACCAGCGGACTGCCAGAGCGTGCAACGATCATGCGATCAGGTTCATGCTTATCGATAATTACCGTGCCATATGCGCCTTTGAATTTACTTACTGCGGTGCGAACCGCTTGCAGCAAATCAACGCCTTGGTCCAATTCGTAATGCACTTGGTGAGCAATCGACTCAGTGTCGGTATCTGAGCTAAAACCGTAGCCTTGAGCCGAAAGTTCAGTGCGCAGGTGCTGGTAATTTTCAATGATGCCATTGTGTACCACAGCGATACGTTCGCTGGAAAAATGCGGATGGGCATTCGCTTCGGTTACACCACCGTGTGTTGCCCAGCGGGTGTGGGCAATGCCCACGCTGCCTTTGACGGGATTATTGTGCAAAGCATCGGCTAATTCTTTAACTTTACCGGTGCGTCGGACTCGGGTTAGATTGCCTTCGGTATCGAGTAAGGCAACACCAGCAGAGTCGTATCCACGGTATTCCAAACGTTTTAAACCTTCTAGCAATATTTCTACTACGTTACGCTCTGCAATCGCGCCGACTATCCCACACATAGGTTATGCTCCAATTCTTTTAGTTTGTGCGCAAATTACCTTCACGCCCTGTTTTTCAATATGTTTTTTGTCGCTGTCAGCGATCAAGTCATCAGTAACCAGTATCGATATTGCCAGCCATGGCAATTCAACATTGGGTATTTTACGTTGTAACTTTTCTGATTCAGCCAACACGATCACGTCGTTAGACACTTCAGCCATCACTTGACTCAGTTGAGTCAGTTCATTGAAGGTAGTTGTGCCTTTTTGTAGATCCAAGCCGGCGGCCCCAATAAATGCTTGGTCAAAATTGTAGGCTCGTAATACTTGCTCTGCCATTTTCCCTTGAAACGCATGTGACTGTGGATCCCAAGTGCCACCCGTCATTAACACTTTGGGTTCATTTTCGCTTTCTAATAGTGAATTCGCCACATGTAATGAGTTTGTCATCACGACTAAACCAATTTTGCTCGCAAGTTCAGGGATAAGTGCCGCTGTAGTGCTTCCGCTATCAATAATAATACGGTTGTGATCTTTGATAAGTGTGGCCGCGACTTTAGCGATAGCAATTTTGCGTGCTGAAAGTTTTTCGCTGGAAAGCTCAGACGAGCCTTGGGGCAAGGGCACTGCACCACCAAATTTACGCAGTAGCAAACCATTATTTTCGAGCTCAGTCAGATCCTTGCGGATCGTGACCTCAGAAGTAGTAAGCAGCTTTGCCAACTCATCGACCATGACTTCACGGTGCTCATGTAGGCGGTCGATAATTGCGCGTCGGCGTTGTTGAGTGTTTCGTTTTTGCATAATTCGAAATATATATCTTTCGAAACGAAAGATAAAGGGATTATTTTGTCTCTATTAAAGCGAATACTTAGTTATTAGGCAAACATACAGTAAATACGTGGCTTTGGTTGCCGCGGTGTTAAATCGAAGGATATTCAAGTCAACAGATAAGGTTTTAAATGACTTACATGTTTGTAACTTCACCAGTGACCATGCTGAATAAATGGTGGTTGATTCACCAATAATAAAAAAGGCTCTATTGATATAGTAGAGCCTTCTTTGTTGTTTAGTTTTGTTGCTATCAGCAATGCCTTAAGCGCTAATAATCCTTAGGGCTTGGTTGGACGCTGCCATCCACTAATATTACGTTGCTTGGCTCGAGCGATGGCCAACTCTTCATCAGCTACTGTTTTAGTTATCACTGAACCAGCACCAACGGTTGCTTGATTACCAATTTGAACTGGTGCCACCAATGCGCTATTCGAACCAATAAACGCACCGTCACCGATAATCGTTTTTGATTTATTAACCCCATCGTAGTTACAAGTAATGGTGCCTGCACCGATGTTGGCACCAATCCCTACTGTTGTGTCGCCTAAGTACGATAAGTGGTTAGCTTTCGAGCCTTTACCCAATGTCGTTTTTTTCATCTCAACGAAATTACCGACTCGGGCGTTTTCATGCATAACCGTGCCGGGACGCAGGCGTGCATAAGGTCCCACAGAGCAATTTTCGCCGACTACGGCTTGATCTAACATGCTGTTAGCCTCGATAGTGACGCCATCGGCAATTTCACAGTCTCTTAGAATACAGTTAGGGCCTATTGTCACATTAGAACCAATTTTCACTGTGCCTTCGATTACCACGTTGACGTCAATGACGATGTCTTG
This genomic window contains:
- the glmS gene encoding glutamine--fructose-6-phosphate transaminase (isomerizing), which translates into the protein MCGIVGAIAERNVVEILLEGLKRLEYRGYDSAGVALLDTEGNLTRVRRTGKVKELADALHNNPVKGSVGIAHTRWATHGGVTEANAHPHFSSERIAVVHNGIIENYQHLRTELSAQGYGFSSDTDTESIAHQVHYELDQGVDLLQAVRTAVSKFKGAYGTVIIDKHEPDRMIVARSGSPLVIGFGIGENFIASDQMALLPVTRRFMYLEEGDVAEVTRTSVTVFNQSGQIVERDIVESDIEHDAGDKAGYRHYMLKEIHEQPTVVRNCLQGRLGEHDISPNIFGQGADEVLANIKHVQIVACGTSYHSGMTAKYWLEQYANVSCNVEIASEFRYRKSFVHPKSLLVTISQSGETADTLAALRLAKSLGYTSSLAICNVPGSSLVRESDLAFMTLAGAEIGVASTKAFTTQLTGFLMLTLALGKHNGMSDVDHKAIVDGLHSLPSKLEETLSLTQGIKDLAEEFADKQHSLFLGRGDQYPIAMEGALKLKEISYIHAEAYASGELKHGPLALIDDEMPVIVVAPNNELLEKLKSNVEEVRARGGIMYVFADKEAHFKSDKTMRVINVPHCAAAIAPIIYTLPLQLLSYYVAIIKGTDVDQPRNLAKSVTVE
- a CDS encoding DeoR/GlpR family DNA-binding transcription regulator, producing the protein MQKRNTQQRRRAIIDRLHEHREVMVDELAKLLTTSEVTIRKDLTELENNGLLLRKFGGAVPLPQGSSELSSEKLSARKIAIAKVAATLIKDHNRIIIDSGSTTAALIPELASKIGLVVMTNSLHVANSLLESENEPKVLMTGGTWDPQSHAFQGKMAEQVLRAYNFDQAFIGAAGLDLQKGTTTFNELTQLSQVMAEVSNDVIVLAESEKLQRKIPNVELPWLAISILVTDDLIADSDKKHIEKQGVKVICAQTKRIGA